The sequence GTGTTATTCCAATTTGCAAATTCCTAATTGCTCATGGTGCTAGCTACATTTACAGTACATGCACACCAataatccataataataatccaatagtCATAATGTGATCGAGGCTCTAATGCAAGGAAGATTGGgccatggtaaaaaaaagaagtaatgcTCTTTTGTTGATGAAATTATGTTTAGAGTTGGAGTAGCCATAATCACAGTAAAATATCTTCAGTATTCGCTTTTAGTTGTATCATTCAATGGAATCTATACCATTAATACATCCAACTCTGATGCAGTTAGACAGTGCAAATGCTTCAGTGTCCATAAATGGCTTTTTGTCACATGTTATCGATTATCTTTGTCCCCTGCCAGGTGTTCGACCTGCGTCAGTGCCACAGGCAGatgcagcagcaggcagcgacGGCTCAGGCAGCATCTGCAGCCCAGGCAGCAGCAGTGGCCGGTAACATTCCCGGGCCCAGCTCTGTAGGAGGCAtcgcccctgccatcagtgagTGTTCATACTGCTGCTCTTACTTTTCATCGAGTGTATTATTATGATTGCACAGCGTTGTGAGCAAGAGACTTACAGAAGAAAAGCAACCAGCAGCGTCTGTtaatgaggaagaaaagaaaaactggcACACAggctttattttctttattgataATTATTTAGTCAGCATAGCTGAACTATTTTGGACAGACTTTAAtccttttaattgtattttgtaGAACATTGGGGATAGTGGGTCGGGATGAAGCATCTGCTTAAGATACATTTAAAGGGCCGGATACATTCCAAAACAGATGCAGATCTCGTTGTGAAAAGTATTAATTGGCCTGAAATTACGTTTCTTGAGTTCCAGAACATTTTAAGAGAAACGTTCACTAATCTTAAAAGGACAAAACCCAGTTTTAAAGATTTCTGTCAGATTTCATATTGTgttgatattaaaatgtatttattcacacTCCATGTTAGTCCTAAAACAGAGCTAAGATGGAATAACTGTGACAACTATGCTCCtcatttcatattttctcatttaattggAAAGTTATTGCTTTAATGTACATACCAAGCAGTTTGCTTTGCATTAGCTGTGAACTGCTTAGCTTTGACAATTTTAGTTGTAGATGAAATAAAGTTCCACATAGCTAACATTTACATAATGAATATGTTCTGCAGGCTTGAATGCAATGACATGGATGGCCTGATCATAATGGGAGATATGCATTTTACAGTCGTGTTTTTCTACTCTGCTGTGTGTTCAAACTTTAACTGCAAGAGCAACTTAGCTAACATTTCTGCAAGCTTTGGCCTATTGTACTACATCGATCTAAAAGTTGCTGACTGTAATTCTtctgcaggtctgtctgctgctgcaggcATCGGGGTCGATGACCTGCGCAGGCTGTGTATCCTGCGGATGAGCTTTGTGAAAGGCTGGGGGCCCGACTACCCACGGCAAAGCATTAAAGAGACGCCTTGCTGGATTGAGATCCATTTACACCGAGCACTACAGCTACTGGATGAAGTTCTGCACACCATGCCCATAGCTGACCCTCATCCCCTGGACTGAGCGAAGGGACATGAACTGCACAAAATAAGCAGAAAACAATCAGACTGTACTTTCTGACAAACCACTCCCCCTGTAGGCCTGGGGGGCCGAAGGAGGCCTGCAACGGCAGGGATGCTGAGTAGCTTGTGGAAGTATGAACAAGGACTTAAAGGATGGCATTAAACTTCAAACGCACTGCTGTTAAATCCAGCGCTACAAGCATTTGCTCGTATACGGAATGAGATTTCAGGTCTGTAAGTGACTTCCAAACAACAGCTGGAGGAACGTGTGAAGTACACTGGGAGGAGTGGTAGTACTCATGCTGCCGAGAGAATGAGAAAGGTCTCCACAGCAAGATTAAAAGATGCAAAAAGCCTCTCAATTATTAAATTAGCCTTGGTGCAATACAACAGAAATGCATAACTACAAGGCAGTGTAGTGTCAATCATAAAATGATTGATACTCAGCTGCCGTCATATGAACAATTCAACATTCAAGAATTTAAGAGCTAGAGAGCCCCCGTTAACTAACtgacaaaataagaaaaaagctGCGCACAATGGGATGCTTTGAATTATGGGGAAATCTGAACATGCAAAATGTCATTTCAGTTGAACCCGTCCTCTTTCACTGGCTCTCTGCTGCCTGTATGGCTTCATGGAAGTGGAGGTTTTCACCTCAAAAATCAGGACAGTTATGGAAAATCATGCTAATTATTACTTGTGTTTATGTAAGATGTAATCTTTAATATCTTCCAATGCTGACAGTCcttctttgatttttttttaaatttatattcCCCTTTTGAATAGTTGATATTTGAAAATCCCCTTTTAGCTGACCTCAGCTTCTCTTTTCACCATAAAACTTCTATTATTCTACTGACAGTTGAGGCTGTTATGAGATTAAGAAATTTGATGTTTTTCAATTGACAtagaaattattaaataatttaaaatgaaacggttattataacacattgtaatattatttataagtGTCCTTTTTATATTAGATGCCGGCATAGTGTCAATTAGCACTTTATTAATTTGTATAACAGTATTGTCTTGTTTTATAATCTCATGCATGGTTACTTGTTGTACCATATCATTTCTTGACAGagttgaattatttttttcttttaatgaaaaattCACTTCACATTTGCACATCTGCTTAAAATCAATTGTTTCAGTATCAAACAGTCAGCCACAGCAGggtaaaatgtgcatttacctCAATTCTGGCACACTGATGACGATTTTGAGCAAGAATGGATTATGGAATTGGAAATGTTGTCTGTGGGATGAACCTACCGTTAATTAAACAACCGCCTTTCAAACCGACAGGGAATGAATCTTTGATACTCAAAAGAAGCATTTATAGGGGGACGTCTCTCTAATGATTGCTCACTGCCACCCATTTTAATTTGAGTATAATTATGACGACACTTACCGTAATCTTTTCTAGACAACCGCTGAGTGAAGCTAAAGGAGTTAAGGAATCAACTGTGAGAGGAAGTGTAAGCCATAGTGACGCCAAAAAGACCGTAAGAAAAATGAAACGTAATCAGACTGCAGTGGTTTCATTGTAAAGTTGCTTCTTGAAGTTTGGTTTTAATTATCAACTGATTGATTTCAGTTTTTGCTCAgcacaaatcaatattttgGTATTTGGAGCTCCGTTTACCTACTACCGCTGTTGCAGTATTTTGTATCTATATCTCCTTTGCTACCTTTACAGTGATGAACAACAAAAGAATGCTGTACAATTTTCTGGAAATGCAAGTTCATGCTCATCTTAATCTTTACAATTGTGTCTTACATTTTACATATGTATGGAGTTTGAATGATATTGGTGTTTATATGTATGAGTATGGTTGAATAAAGTTCAATGGGCAAACACTATTGTTCTGGTTTTGTGACATTTCCTTTGTTTGGAATTTGACTAGTGCGTAGTCAAAATGATGAGAGGACACTTGACTTGAACAAGAAAACGTTTATTACTGCAAAGACGAGTCACAAATTTTAAGAAAACAACACTAAGAAGCTAGCCTGAGCTGAGATCTGAAATATTCAGAAAACCAAACTACATGTGTCTTTAATAGTTTCTATATTCATCAATACGACACACTAAATGATAATgtctttataaatataaaagtcCCCCAATTGTCCTCgtttttttgtatgtaaaatACACGATACAAATCACCCTACACGCATTGGTTCGTTTGTCAATTTGAGAAGTAACTTAAAttgcacacaaaaagaaagtcaCATGaaatttgtgtgtatatattatatcagaTATTATACATTatccaaaaaaagagaaagaaagcactTCAGCCAACATATAGGATGTTCACCAaaagaataaatcaaataattaagacacaaataaatataccttttttttcagatttttgatatatacatatttgtccagggtgaacacaaaaaaaaccttccccAAATGCCACTGCCAAATGCTTGTGCTTGCATTAGAGCGTGCTACAGATGGCCACGACTCACTAGACTGTCAAATGGCACTTGAAAACATCCAAATACAAATCTCAAACGGGTCACAGCATTCAGAAAAATATCATTTGACAAAAGAAATCACGATCATGAGAAAAAACAATTCATAAGAGCATTTTACTTACAGTAACTCACCTTGTTCATGAACCAGTTCTGTACAATAAAAAGCCGTCTGAAGGTAATCTACCACGTGTAAACtactaaaagtgtgtgtgtgtgtgtgtgtgtgtgtctatggaGTCACATCCAGCTAATAAATAGTCCAATCTGAAGACAGGTCTTTATGCTTCCCTGGTGTCCCCTCAGTGGCAGCACCTGTGCAATGAAAAAGTCTGCTCAGCctccctcaccaccaccacccaccagAGACCCAATAGTCACCCGGGCCATCTGCTCTGGCCGGGGCGAAATTAAAGGCACTGGAGTCTGCTCTGGGTCAGTGAAGCTGCCGTGTCGTCCAGGTGAAGAGGCAACTCTCAAGCTTTCGCTCCTATGACAAGTTAAGGAATAGcttatgtctttctttttcccccccccccccctctttcaaAAACAGCCGTTACAGAAACAATCTTTTCTCAATTCCAAAGACACTGAGaagtaagtaaaagtacaattgTGTTGGCAGCATTAGCATCAGTCCAGTGTTAAACCGGGCAGATTTTGAGATGCGGAAAGCGAAAAAAATCACTGTCTGGCACATAAGTCTATGTATAATAAAATGGAACGACcaaaaatgaaacacaaaaaaaactatttctagCAGCACATGGTAGGCGTGCAAGACCAGAAAGCACTTGATGACCCTAAAGCACACAATTAAGAGTTAAAGAAAGACATTGTATAAGCCGTTTTCACTTCAGGCACAAAATAATACAAGTTTACATCTACAATGTTGTACTTGATTTATATGACAAGGGAGCTGAGATTCATGTTgggagaaaattaaataaaatcattcaGTGAGAGAAAGGTAAAAATGACAAAGCATCATCCTGCACAACTTTCATTCATAATTGTTATACAATTTCCAGATTTAGAACATCATCTGAAAATTGACGCCGGCCGAAGGCCATCACTTTTTATAACGTCGGTCACAAAGATCCATGTGCATGTTGGGGTCAGCTGATTGAGCTTTTGGGAATAGACTTCATTTTGTCACAGTTATGAGAACACAGATTTAAATGCAGCTCTGGAGAAAGTTCTGTACAAGAGATGAACTAGGGCTCAAGTTTCTGGCTgcattcatttttgttttggacATTTTCACTTTTCTGTGTTCTCCCAACTTGCATTCAACAGATTAAAACCAGAAGTCGGAGAACAAATTCATTATGGTCACGGACGGATGTAAACAAAATGCTACAGGCCTCCGACTTCCAGCTACTTGAAGTTCATTGACCTTTTCAAACTGTTCTTAAATATAAATCGAAAAGCCAGATTTGTGTGCGCTCAATTCCAAGATCTGGTAAGCCAGACATTTCAAGTCAGCGGACTCGGGGTTAACATTTCCGATCTCCCCCGAAGTGTCATGGAAATGATTTAACCAAACATCTGTGAGATTCCACTGACCCAGAAACCTAAATGGCATGCAGTACTTGCTCTCCCAGCCTCCGTTACTGCTACGCAggcacaaagaaaacatttcctgTGGACCTCTCGTATCTGAAGAAGGAATCATTAACTAGTGATGGCGCCTACAACAAGTGATTACAGAAAATACAGTgccatcccttttttttcttcttcttttctccacctTAATAAACCTACatacatgaaagaaaaacaagtcatGGTCCTCCTTTACAGTAGGTCTGCCATTTGCAGTGGTATAATTCATGATTCATCACCAGTACCCATTAGAATATGGTGTAATGAGTGAGCATCTAAaccaaaacacaataaatatcaataaataaacacttcTGCCGAAAACAATCGTGCAGACCATTTAAACAAGCATGAAAAAAACCCAAGAAAAATCATTTTAGTAACAAATTGTTCCTATTTAGAGGATTAATCTCAATAATCTCCACAACATATAATGTTAGAACAGTTCAAGTATAGATGTAGTCGAATGAATCAGAAGTTAGTCCCCATGTCTTTCCCATTTCACAGTCTATGAACTACTTACAGAAAAGCTACGAAAAGAAACAATCACATATAAAGCAACAAATATCTGTAGTGTATCAtcattatatatactatacacatatatatatctatatatatctatatatatctctttgAATATCACAAAATATCTACTTTTGGTCCACTGTACAAACATGAACTTTAAACAGGGAACAAAGGATGAAAGCATTTATGGGCTAAAAACTGAAATGGAAATGTATCAGAGGTGAGAGAAAAGCAATGCCGTTTTTCTCTATCGCGTTGAGATTTGTGCAGtacagtggtgtgtgtgcaaTAAGGTTTGGTGACTGTGCTGCACGCGTCAAAGGGCTGGCACCACTGGTTTGAGGTAGGGTGACTGATGGATGTGtttcaacacatacacacaagcacgcagacacacaggcttatatacacacacgtgtacacgtgcacataaaaacacagtgCAGACCTATGCATTCATGtcgacacacatacacgcatacaaacaaacaaacaaacaaacacacacacttcacccgATAACAAAGGCTAATGCAAGAGTACGCCTCAAGAGGGCAGAGTGAGAGCAGGAGCAAGGCTAAAGACCATGATTCAGATAAGTAATAAGCTTAGTAGAGCTGATCCAGAGAAAACAAcaggtgtgtctgtgcctgTATTCCTTGGTCTCAACACTGATGAGCCAGCCCAAATCCAGCCACCAGTCACCAGAAAGCCAAATGTGTGGCTGGGACAATGCAGAGGGGGGCTGTGGGCTCTCTGCAGCACACAGTCAGGACTACAAGGACAGCTGCATTTAAGGATAAGGCACTATGATAAAGCCGAGGTACATTAAATCCCTGACATTCCTTCTGCTCCGCGACATGGCACTGTGGGACAGGAGACAGCTCTTGGGTGGGCCCAAGTGGCTCCCTCTCAGCATCCtcttgttggtttgtttttggtCCTTTGTGAACTTAAGAGATTTCGTTAAGACAAAAACtgcaaccaaaaaaaacaacaaacaaacaaacaaacaaacaggggaACATGTCCAGTAAATTGTTTAGCTGGTCATGTAAACGACACTACAGAGCATCTACAATGATGAAAGGCAAGCGTTATGCACAGAGTGCATAGAAAAGCTAGCATTGAGGAAGTGGTTCTGTACAGCTGGTCTTCTCAATCTCATTTCTATATACACAAGTAGCAGCACAGATACTTCTTTAGGGGGTTCTTTTTCTGTGGCTAAAATCTAGAAGTGGTTGTCAGTGGGTGGCTACCATATGAATTTCAAAAAACTGCCCCATGATCCTTGCCACGCATACATAGAACGTCCTCCCTTTATTTCTTTAGCTACATACAATACTCAAAATATTTTGTTCAGCCAAATGTTTATCAGCAGTTGGAATGCATGTGGACATAAATCATGCTAAAATTAGGAGGGATAAATGGAAatcaaattgaaaacaaaacacaatgatAGCACCATGAGTTTTTGGGTAATACCAATTGAAAGTACAGCAAAACTATTTACAATAGGTGAAGGTCTTGAGTCAATCGATGACTTTCCACCACTGGGACTGGTGACATGGATTTGAGCTCTGAGACATCAGTACTTTGAAAGAGTGGAATTTTCCTTCAAGACAAAACCCGTCTGTTTAGACAGAGGCCTTGAGTCATGCCAAGGCAGGAAACATTTAACGGGTCAAATTAGTCCTCCTCCATGTGCCGCATTGCGATAGAGCACACCTGTACGGGCCGACACCACATCCAGAATCTAAGCAGTCGGACACGGACAGCACATCTTAGCCGGAGCATCATCATTTCAGCACTCCCCAACTGACGGGTACAGATATGGAGAGGAGAGCATGTCCGCACAAGTGCAGACAGAGACGATGCATGGAAAAGACGGAAACATCTAGACTTACAGAGAGAAAGATATGTGGAGAGTGAGACAGCAAAACAGGCCAAACAAAGGTCGGACGTGCCCTCGGACCCTCAAACGGAGGCGTAGGTGTTGCCTGTGGCGCTGCAGTGGCGGATGGTGGGAGTAGCGGCAGAAGGGGTTAGAATGTGTTCAGTGTGGTCCTGCTGGGGCTGGGGCAGCGAGTGGAGGACACCTGGCTGGACGACCCCCACTACAGGGTGGGACCCGTCCTCGAGTGCCCCGACCTGGATCACCTGGATCACCTCGTGCTCCGACTTTTCTCGCTTTGCAAGAGGTTCCCCCGTCTCCTCTATGTCGTCATCCAAGTCACTGTCCATCCCACTGGTTTCATCTAGACAGGAGGAAGCATCACGTGTATAAAAAACTAGTATGGACTCAAGAGCTCACTGAAGGGACAGTTTTTCCCCCAAATACTGGTTAAATTCTCACGTTGTTGCTCTTATACTTTGTGCCACTTACCTCTATCCATGTTAGAGAGGGACAGCGTGTTGAGGCTGTCGAACtgaaaacagagacacacatcagAATTAGTGGGGCACATGCGTTCACATAGTTTTAATGCGTTTCTAATCtaatagagataccacattgtAAATGAGATAAAACGTCTGTTCTGGGGTGATTTTGATCAACAAATGACCAAAGAGAGGTTATTTCACATTCGATGTATAGTGTATCCGTCATATACTCTAGTGTCACGGTGGTACTGTGAAATACTGTGGCGATGAGATGCTACAGTTATACCTCCCCCATGACACCAATGGGCGTCTCTCCAGTAGCTTGAGCCACACGATGCTCCACAAGGTAAAACATGTACTCATCGTACAGCAGGCGAATCAGGTGGAAGGAACCAAAGCTGGCAGCACTGCGAAGGGTCAGGTCCCTGATCACCATAGAACTGcagagacattaaaaaaaacattgcgaGCGTTACGCCTGCTCGCTCCCAGGAGTGTGTCTCAGTATGGCCGCGTTTCTATttttcgcacacacacacacacacacacacacacacacacacacacacacacacacacacacacacacacacacacacacacacacacacacacacacacacacacacacacacacacacacacacacacacacacacacacacacacacacacacacacacacacacacacacacacacacacacacacacacacacacacacacacacacacacacacacacacacacacacacacacacacacacacacacacacacacacacacacacacacacacacacacacacacacacacacacacacacacacacacacacacacacacacacacacacacctgtagaagGACCACTTGAGCAGGAACTGTCGAGCTGCCCTGGGGAAGCTGGACCGGTGCTCATAAGGCTTGAGCACCTGAGTGACCACATTCTCCAGCCAAGCTGCCCACTGCTCCAGAGAGCTTTGCTGCTGTAGCGTGGCCTTGAAGTCCTGCTCCAAGTGCTGAACAACTCCCTCCTCACACTGGCACACCCATGATGCCTGCTCCTATACAGCAACAAAGAGAAATAACTGAATGTTGAACACCTGTACTGTACTGTGACAGTAAAAACAACACACTCTCCTCTTTTGACGGAGTGGATTATAGAGAAGGAATGACATTCGTGCACATTACAAAAGCACCAGCACTGTACATCCAAACACAAAGAGCTGACCTGTACGTTGGCAAAGTCAACACGGTTGAGATCGCTCAGCATCTGGTTAATCTGTGACGTGTTTTGCAAAACAGCACGTGCCGCCTGAGCCAGGTGGTTCAGAGATGTGTATCTGCGCAGTGTTTGCGCAAAGGCACTAACAGCGGCAATCTGTGGAAAGAGcacatatcatttttttttttttaaaagcccagATGTTACCTCCATACCTCTCAAAAACTGATGACAAATTGGACTCTCGTGTatcaagtatttattttataaacagtATCGggtgacatttaaatgtagcaTTTTCCCAAAGGTAACTCCGTTTGAATACTGCAAGTATACCTTGGTCTGGATCATTCTCTGGGGAATGGCATTCATGGCATTATTGAGCCAACCTTCCAGGCTTTTGGCAAAGTTGCGAATGGCTTGAGTCAAGGCAcctggaagacaaaaacaacaacagggagTTTAGGATTGGGCTGTTACAAGCACGAACACAGCAGACAAGCAAGCCTGAGAGGTGTCTTTGACTGTGGCTCACTGGGAATGGGTCTCAGGACATCAGGGATGAGGATCTCCACAAGAGCCTGGTACATTAGATGGTCACAGGTACTCATCCATTTGAGCACAGTCTCGTTCCTGCACAGTTCCAGTAGCTGTGAACGGGGAAGCCGTGCTTCAATCTCACTTAAGCTGCTGAGGAATGAACAAATTGGACTTTGAATTTTCAGATCATCCTACAAATAATTTAGGTTAGCTAATATTTCTTTCTGGCAAAACATACATTGTATATTAAGAGCTTGACCTCACCTGTTTTCTGTTAGAGTGGCACCCTCTACAGAGTCAGGGGGAGAATAACGCCAAAATGTCTGCCACAACTTCTCAATTAGACTGAACTGGAGGTTGACAACCACATCCAGGATAGcctgaaacaaaagcagagaataaaccacacacacattaatagtTTTCACTGAAAGCGCATTCTAAAACAAGAAGAAATAGTTCATTTGAAAACTGTCAACAGCGAACTCTGCACATCAACCTCAAACatgtgagaaaatgtgttttttgggtaATTTTGGTGAGCTGACTCTTTAATCTCTTTAATGAGAAGGTGGCAGACAACGCTCTGTCAGATCAGTTTTTGGTCATAACCTGTGGATGACCTGATTCCTACTTTCCCAGATAGTAAGAGAGATTTGATAGAAAACTTCACAAGATGAAGAGCATATTCTGCTCCAAAATGCCAATAGCTGGCATTTAGAAATCTTtgtcactttaaaaacacacacgacCTTTCCCAAAGTTCGCACTCTCTGAATCCAGCCAAAGTTTAAGTGTGTTGCTTTTCAAAATTTGTATTTTCAGTCTTACTTGTATTTTCTCATTAAAGATAGCTTGAATAAAATTAAACTTGTAAATTGCTGGCATAATAAATATTGGCAGATTAAGGCACATATACGtgaaaagaaagcagaaaacATGGACTAGTCATATTGATGATGTAGCATCAACGAATGCTGCAATATTGAAAGGGATTACAGAGCTTTCTTCGAGCAGTGAAGAGGGACCCGGCCCCCTGTTCCCCTTGTGAAGTACACTCATGTGCCAAAGggagctgtggagacattgAAGTGAATATGAAAAGCCCTTTATCTAACCTCACAGTGCTCTCTGTAAAGGGACTGGAGAGCTTTCACATCCTCTGGGCTGATGTTCTCTGTATTGCTCGGTCCCAGGTCCAGCTCTACAAAGTCAGGGAGTGCCCGCGACGCATCTGTTGGAGAgatatacaaaaaaatgttataaaaaaaatattcagtgtatttgaggtgttttttttaattaatttttttaattaatttttttacagaCATTTACATAAAGAGAAAAAAGCAGCTGACCAAGGAACTGCTGGTGGTGTTGACTCTGTGCAATGACTGTCTGCTCTTCTGCACCAGGAAGGTGCTGGCCTCCACTTGAGTAATTCTCCCCGGAGCAGCCATCAAACTTCTGCACCGGCTTGAACCTGCAATAACACCAAGTATCTATAAAAAACTGCGACTTGTTTCCCAACAAATGCTGCATGTCTGTATGCATGCCTCGTTGCCTGTGTACCTCTGTTTTTGCTGAACAGGTTGCTGTCTGAGTGCCATATACTGCATGTCTTCTTGGAGTCTATTGAGTGGCGAGTCTGGTTTCACACGTATACCATAGTAATGGTATTTGGAGTTCCCTCTGCAAGTCAAAACCAAAAGTGAACACACGTTGACGGATTCTCAAAAGGGGGAAGTGCAGAAATGTTCACGTGGatgggagagagggacagaagaGGGGAACGGATCAGGCTTTTAGAATATCAGGgtgtcaattaattaattaattaagaagAGCCACGCAAGCATACAGCCATTAGAGGAAAATCCAGTTGCCAAACAGAGAACTTTTCGGGAAAGAAGCTAACCTTGTCCCTAGGCGCCTTGTACGGAGTCCCATGAAGATGGAGCGGATAAGTTTACCAAAAGAGGCTGCATTTACAGGGTCCAGTTTCTGCTCCTGGCAGTGGCGCAGGTAATGATTGTAGAGGGTGGATCGTGGTAGACTTACGCCCTCTGCTGTCTCATAATTGTCCAACAGCCACTGGAGCTACAAGGGaacacatgcttttttttttttaaaccgaaGAGATTCAAACACGGGTCCATGCAAATGGTCTGGAAAGACCTCAGACTAGCAGTCCGTTTTGATGTTGCACAACTCTGCAAAAGCATTCTACAGCAGCCAGTGCATTTAAACAATAGGAACaattaaaaagcaacaaaaacagcAAGTCAAACTCAAATGTGTACAGAGCTGAGAGAGGCAGTCGTCGAGCAGAAGTCAAAGTAAAGGGAGGGCAAGCATTCGTAAAAGCAACTTACATGGCTGTTGAGCAGCGAGCTTCTCTGACTGGATAAACCCTCAGATTTTTGAAGAGTCTCAATCGCCATTTCAATCTGATAAACCACGAAGCACAGGACAACAAAATGtaagaggtggggggggggaataaaaacaaaaagacaaaaagcaagACAAATAAAAAGCGCTAGTGCAGACACGTTAGTATCCACTGGCAAAAATAAAGAGAATCTAGAAAGGATCACAAGGCAAGCACCACTAAACCCAAGCAGAGCAGGACTACCTGTCATTTAAAGAAAGTCTTAGGTTAGTTGAGGAATGGGGACAGAGGCTC is a genomic window of Cyclopterus lumpus isolate fCycLum1 chromosome 12, fCycLum1.pri, whole genome shotgun sequence containing:
- the rfx3 gene encoding transcription factor RFX3 isoform X2, producing the protein MQTPETGADSTSTVPLQTTVPVQPTGSTQQGPVQQQAQTVQQVQHVYPAQVQYVEENSSVYTNGNIRTYSYSEPQLYSQNSGGNYFDTQSSSSQVSTVVTSHGMTNNGGGGSGGMSMNLAGGQVISTSPGAYIMDNAAPHPVSQTARASPATIEMAIETLQKSEGLSSQRSSLLNSHLQWLLDNYETAEGVSLPRSTLYNHYLRHCQEQKLDPVNAASFGKLIRSIFMGLRTRRLGTRGNSKYHYYGIRVKPDSPLNRLQEDMQYMALRQQPVQQKQRFKPVQKFDGCSGENYSSGGQHLPGAEEQTVIAQSQHHQQFLDASRALPDFVELDLGPSNTENISPEDVKALQSLYREHCEAILDVVVNLQFSLIEKLWQTFWRYSPPDSVEGATLTENSSLSEIEARLPRSQLLELCRNETVLKWMSTCDHLMYQALVEILIPDVLRPIPSALTQAIRNFAKSLEGWLNNAMNAIPQRMIQTKIAAVSAFAQTLRRYTSLNHLAQAARAVLQNTSQINQMLSDLNRVDFANVQEQASWVCQCEEGVVQHLEQDFKATLQQQSSLEQWAAWLENVVTQVLKPYEHRSSFPRAARQFLLKWSFYSSMVIRDLTLRSAASFGSFHLIRLLYDEYMFYLVEHRVAQATGETPIGVMGEFDSLNTLSLSNMDRDETSGMDSDLDDDIEETGEPLAKREKSEHEVIQVIQVGALEDGSHPVVGVVQPGVLHSLPQPQQDHTEHILTPSAATPTIRHCSATGNTYASV
- the rfx3 gene encoding transcription factor RFX3 isoform X1 yields the protein MLRAYCAMQTPETGADSTSTVPLQTTVPVQPTGSTQQGPVQQQAQTVQQVQHVYPAQVQYVEENSSVYTNGNIRTYSYSEPQLYSQNSGGNYFDTQSSSSQVSTVVTSHGMTNNGGGGSGGMSMNLAGGQVISTSPGAYIMDNAAPHPVSQTARASPATIEMAIETLQKSEGLSSQRSSLLNSHLQWLLDNYETAEGVSLPRSTLYNHYLRHCQEQKLDPVNAASFGKLIRSIFMGLRTRRLGTRGNSKYHYYGIRVKPDSPLNRLQEDMQYMALRQQPVQQKQRFKPVQKFDGCSGENYSSGGQHLPGAEEQTVIAQSQHHQQFLDASRALPDFVELDLGPSNTENISPEDVKALQSLYREHCEAILDVVVNLQFSLIEKLWQTFWRYSPPDSVEGATLTENSSLSEIEARLPRSQLLELCRNETVLKWMSTCDHLMYQALVEILIPDVLRPIPSALTQAIRNFAKSLEGWLNNAMNAIPQRMIQTKIAAVSAFAQTLRRYTSLNHLAQAARAVLQNTSQINQMLSDLNRVDFANVQEQASWVCQCEEGVVQHLEQDFKATLQQQSSLEQWAAWLENVVTQVLKPYEHRSSFPRAARQFLLKWSFYSSMVIRDLTLRSAASFGSFHLIRLLYDEYMFYLVEHRVAQATGETPIGVMGEFDSLNTLSLSNMDRDETSGMDSDLDDDIEETGEPLAKREKSEHEVIQVIQVGALEDGSHPVVGVVQPGVLHSLPQPQQDHTEHILTPSAATPTIRHCSATGNTYASV